From a single Arachis hypogaea cultivar Tifrunner chromosome 3, arahy.Tifrunner.gnm2.J5K5, whole genome shotgun sequence genomic region:
- the LOC112734770 gene encoding ornithine aminotransferase, mitochondrial has product MAARRPVQCLLQRVCGGSRRFGVALQGHASSSSSQQLIDKEYQYSAHNYHPIPIVFSQAKGAAVWDPEGNKYLDFLSAYSAVNQGHCHPKILKALTEQAEKLTLSSRAFYNDRFPPFAEHLTSMLGYDMVLPMNTGAEGVETALKLARKWGYEKKRIPKDEAIIVSCCGCFHGRTLAVISMSCDNEATRGFGPLLPGHLKVDFGDAEALERIFKEKGEHIAGFLLEPIQGEAGVIIPPDGYLKAVRDLCTRYNVLMIADEIQTGLARTGKMLACDWEEVRPDVVILGKALGGGVFPVSAVLADKDVMLCIKPGEHGSTFGGNPLASAVAIAALNVIKEERLVERSEQLGEELGRELHKIQQQYPKYVKEVRGRGLFGAVELNSKSLSPVSAYDLCEKLKDRGVLAKPTHDTIIRFTPPLCISWDEIQEGSKALADVLEIDLPKLQKTKPKHDASQVASHSHACDRCGRLLYG; this is encoded by the exons ATGGCTGCGAGGAGACCCGTCCAGTGTTTGCTGCAAAGGGTTTGCGGCGGAAGCAGACGATTCGGTGTTGCTCTTCAGGGCcatgcttcttcttcctcttctcagcAACTCATTGACAAGGAATATCAGTACAGCGCCCACAA TTACCATCCAATTCCCATTGTGTTTTCTCAAGCAAAGGGAGCTGCTGTGTGGGATCCAGAGGGAAACAAATATCTTGATTTCTTATCTGCTTATTCTGCTGTTAATCAG GGACATTGCCATCCTAAAATTCTGAAAGCCTTAACAGAGCAGGCAGAAAAGCTGACCCTGAGCTCTCGAGCCTTTTACAATGATCGGTTTCCACCATTTGCTGAGCATTTGACAAGTATGCTTGGTTATGATATGGTGCTTCCCATGAACACTGGTGCTGAAGGAGTGGAAACAGCTCTGAAATTAGCAAGAAAGTGGGgttatgaaaagaaaagaattccCAAAGATGAG GCTATTATTGTGTCATGTTGTGGCTGCTTCCATGGCCGTACACTAGCTGTTATATCTATGAGTTGTGACAATGAAGCTACCCGGGGTTTTGGTCCTTTATTGCCTGGCCATCTTAAAGTTGATTTTGGTGATGCAGAAGCCCTTGAAAGAATTTTTAAAG aaaaaggaGAACACATAGCTGGCTTTCTTTTGGAACCCATCCAGGGTGAAGCTGGG gTAATCATTCCTCCGGATGGCTATTTGAAAGCTGTTAGAGATCTTTGCACCAGATATAATGTGCTGATGATTGCAGACGAAATACAAACTGGGTTAGCAAGAACGGGGAAGATGCTGGCTTGTGACTGGGAAGAAGTTCGCCCAGATGTTGTG ATACTAGGGAAAGCATTGGGTGGAGGAGTTTTTCCTGTGAGTGCAGTTCTTGCAGACAAGGATGTAATGCTTTGTATAAAACCAGGAGAGCATGGAAG TACCTTTGGCGGGAACCCATTGGCCAGTGCAGTCGCAATTGCGGCACTAAATGTGATCAAAGAGGAGAGGCTTGTCGAAAG ATCTGAGCAACTGGGAGAGGAGCTCGGCCGCGAGCTGCACAAGATTCAGCAACAATACCCGAAGTATGTGAAGGAGGTTCGCGGACGAGGATTGTTCGGCGCGGTGGAGCTTAACAGCAAGAGCTTGTCCCCTGTATCAGCCTATGATTTGTGCGAAAAGCTGAAGGATAGAGGAGTCCTTGCGAAGCCGACACACGATACAATTATCCGCTTTACGCCTCCACTTTGCATCAG TTGGGATGAGATACAAGAAGGTTCTAAGGCCCTGGCTGAtgtcttggaaattgatttacccAAGCTTCAAAAGACGAAGCCAAAACATGATGCTTCTCAAGTTGCCTCCCATTCCCATGCATGCGATCGTTGCGGTCGACTCTTGTACGGTTGA
- the LOC112734772 gene encoding uncharacterized protein: MEEEDEIQPQACKFPRLANGRTDPTNKAKIGAAWHHSSRIIRVSRASGGKDRHSKVMTSKGLRDRRVRLSVTTAIQFYDLQDRLGYDQPSKAVEWLIKSAQDAIAELPSLNTTFPETPKQPSDEKRGGAGADDADIDIEEQQKQKQNSQNMSLSKSACSSTSETSKGSGLSLSRSDIRVKARERARERAAKEKKKDKCNNNQHQNNLVHHQQQQQHQQQHHNMNPISPSFTELLTGGITTAVPTTTSPTSDEPAAALFHKAARQQQQQQQQQQWGSAPMDYFNQVLVGPSSSSRTHQHQHQIQLGHHTLAEAISFNNDQQQQQQHHYSFIPDQFMPAVVTSSHSHNHHHSAGDTDYNLNFTISPASVSASASGLAAYNNNRGTLQSNSPSHFLPHLQRFSLPMDGSTVPFFIGAAAPTAAPPPPIDNHQHHQFSSPAFDGRLHLYYGDGTRHSDHKGKSKNS, from the coding sequence atggaggaggaggatgagatcCAACCACAGGCGTGTAAGTTCCCCAGGCTCGCTAATGGCAGGACCGACCCCACCAACAAAGCCAAGATAGGAGCAGCCTGGCACCATTCCTCCAGGATCATAAGGGTTTCTAGAGCTTCCGGCGGCAAAGATCGCCATAGCAAGGTAATGACCTCTAAGGGCCTGAGAGACAGAAGGGTCAGGCTCTCCGTCACCACCGCCATTCAGTTTTATGACCTCCAAGACCGATTGGGCTATGACCAGCCCAGCAAGGCCGTGGAGTGGCTCATCAAGTCTGCTCAAGACGCCATTGCCGAGCTTCCATCCTTGAACACCACCTTCCCTGAAACCCCGAAGCAACCGAGCGATGAGAAGAGGGGCGGTGCAGGCGCCGACGATGCGGACATAGACATAGAGGagcagcagaagcagaagcagaacagCCAGAATATGTCACTTTCGAAGTCGGCTTGCAGCAGCACCTCAGAGACGAGCAAGGGGTCCGGGTTGTCCCTGTCTCGGTCCGATATCCGCGTGAAAGCGAGGGAGAGGGCAAGGGAGAGAGCggccaaggagaagaagaaagacaagTGCAACAATAATCAGCATCAGAATAACCTTGTTCATCATCAGCAACAGCAACAGCATCAGCAGCAGCATCACAACATGAACCCAATTTCTCCTTCGTTTACTGAGCTACTCACAGGTGGCATCACCACTGCGGTTCCAACAACAACTAGTCCTACTTCTGATGAGCCTGCTGCTGCTCTCTTCCACAAAGCGGCAaggcaacaacaacagcagcagcagcagcagcaatggGGTTCAGCACCCATGGATTACTTCAACCAGGTTCTCGTAGGCCCCTCTTCATCTTCAAGAACCCATCAACACCAACACCAGATCCAACTGGGACATCATACCCTAGCTGAGGCCATATCCTTTAATAATgatcagcagcagcagcagcagcaccaCTACTCCTTCATCCCTGATCAGTTCATGCCAGCTGTGGTTACATCCTCTCACTCTCATAACCATCATCACAGTGCTGGCGACACTGATTACAACCTCAACTTCACCATTTCTCCGGCTTCTGTATCTGCTTCTGCCTCTGGCCTTGCTGCTTACAACAACAATAGGGGGACCCTTCAGTCCAATTCTCCGTCACATTTCTTGCCTCACCTCCAGAGGTTCTCGCTGCCTATGGACGGATCCACTGTTCCTTTCTTCATTGGAGCTGCCGCACCCACCGCTGCTCCGCCTCCTCCCATCGACAACCACCAACACCATCAGTTCTCATCACCCGCATTTGATGGCCGCTTGCACCTCTACTACGGCGATGGAACCCGCCATTCCGACCACAAGGGCAAATCCAAGAACTCATGA